The proteins below come from a single Deltaproteobacteria bacterium genomic window:
- a CDS encoding homoserine dehydrogenase: MKDKKIIRIGLAGFGTVGSGLATIIAENRDWIAHRIGKELVIPSILVRDLCKKRDNIPHPETVFTDDPLAFVDNPDIDIFVELIGGTTVARNLILSALDHGRPVVTANKALLAEHGAELFIRAAEKGVGLYYEASVAGGIPIVQTLKESLAGNRIRTLTGILNGTANYILTEMTSRGISFEQALTQSQEKGYAEADPTLDISGMDAAHKLVLLIRLAHGQDFPLSKLSVQGIDRVQAEDIRLASEFGYRIKLLGQVRERSGHLQAGVFPALLRADHMLAKVDGPFNSILLEGNAVGPIMLYGQGAGDLPTGSAVLADIMALARDGSIPNNTGFVDPVLPPVKVLDLELTTSRHYFRLGVEDKPGVLSAVAGVMADKDISIAQVVQRQDPARNDASVVFITHAAQMRQVGQALDEIDRMPFITQPSVHYRIL; encoded by the coding sequence ATGAAAGACAAAAAAATCATCCGCATCGGCCTGGCCGGTTTCGGCACCGTCGGTTCCGGCTTGGCGACCATCATCGCCGAAAACCGGGACTGGATCGCCCACAGGATAGGCAAGGAACTGGTCATTCCCTCCATCCTTGTCCGCGACCTGTGCAAAAAGAGGGACAACATCCCGCATCCTGAAACCGTGTTCACCGACGATCCGCTGGCCTTCGTCGACAATCCGGACATCGACATCTTCGTCGAACTCATCGGCGGAACCACCGTGGCCCGCAATCTCATCTTAAGCGCATTGGACCACGGCCGTCCCGTGGTCACGGCCAACAAGGCCCTTCTGGCCGAGCACGGCGCCGAGCTCTTCATCCGAGCGGCCGAAAAAGGCGTTGGGCTCTACTACGAGGCCTCTGTGGCCGGAGGCATCCCCATCGTCCAGACCCTCAAAGAGAGTCTGGCCGGAAACCGGATTCGGACTCTGACCGGCATTCTGAACGGCACGGCCAACTACATCCTCACCGAAATGACCTCCCGTGGCATCAGCTTTGAGCAGGCCCTGACCCAGTCTCAGGAAAAGGGGTACGCCGAGGCCGATCCGACCCTAGACATCTCAGGAATGGACGCCGCCCACAAGCTCGTCCTGCTCATCCGTCTGGCCCACGGACAGGACTTTCCCCTGTCGAAACTTTCGGTTCAGGGTATAGACCGGGTCCAGGCCGAGGACATCCGCCTGGCCTCGGAATTTGGCTACCGGATCAAACTTCTGGGCCAGGTTCGGGAACGCTCCGGCCATCTTCAGGCCGGGGTCTTTCCAGCCCTTCTTCGCGCCGACCACATGCTGGCCAAGGTCGACGGGCCCTTCAACTCCATCCTGCTGGAAGGCAACGCCGTGGGACCCATCATGCTCTACGGACAGGGCGCGGGGGACCTGCCCACGGGCAGCGCGGTCCTGGCCGACATCATGGCCCTGGCCCGAGACGGGTCTATCCCAAACAACACGGGCTTCGTGGATCCGGTGCTTCCTCCGGTCAAGGTATTGGATCTGGAGCTGACCACCTCCCGTCACTACTTTCGACTGGGTGTCGAGGACAAGCCGGGCGTTCTCTCGGCCGTGGCAGGGGTCATGGCCGACAAGGACATCTCCATCGCCCAGGTCGTCCAGCGCCAAGATCCGGCCCGAAACGATGCCTCAGTGGTCTTCATCACCCATGCGGCCCAGATGCGTCAGGTCGGGCAAGCCCTGGATGAAATCGACCGCATGCCCTTCATCACCCAGCCCAGCGTTCACTACCGGATTCTCTGA
- a CDS encoding PTS glucose transporter subunit IIBC has product MSMFAASFSTLQKIGKALMLPVAVLPIAGILLGIGSAHFSWIPTQISLLMAESGGAIFVSLPLIFAIGVALGLTNNDGVAALAAVVGYVVMLATLGVLGGFYQEWSLVTETLGLTVMTKEIMGIKAMDTGVLGGILAGAVAASMFNRFYRIELPQYLGFFAGKRFVPIVTAFAAILLGFVLSLIWPFIGTAIEEFSQYAAYGNPTVAATVYGFVERLLIPFGLHHIWNVPFFFEIGSYTTPAGVVVHGDINRFFAGDPTAGILGGAYLFKMFGLPAAAIAIWHAARPENRFRVGGIMVSGALTSFLTGITEPIEFAFMFVAPVLYGIHAVFAAGCQFLFSVLGAKLGFTFSQGFIDYVLFSALDTKPWLVLVCGPVVALVYYVTFRGLISLWNLKTPGREDAPEASSQAGSGQGGLAGDLVRAFGGADNIVSLDACITRLRVEVADAGQVDQARLKALGAAEVVAVGLNMQAIFGPRSENLKTSMEMYLRGEAVEPGRETGPMLKDSGADLALLAPLSGRMVPLAEVPDEVFARKLAGDGVSIDPSSHDLLAPCDGTVLNLHPSHHALTLKTGSGLEVLLHIGLDTVKLRGEGFTPRVRTGDRVTAGAVLIEFDAKIVAGKAPSLLTQMVVANAGPGSVFNPAQGEVTAGRDVALRVRAKALAGGVESIQGGVQISAPIVIPNPDGLHARPAATLAGLAKGFEADVRLVAGEKKANVRSLVAVMGMALAQGDTVHLEAEGRDSARALETLTRALRDGLGEATVAVARPRAAEAPVPVSDSG; this is encoded by the coding sequence ATGTCCATGTTCGCCGCGTCCTTCTCGACTCTGCAAAAGATCGGCAAGGCCCTCATGCTGCCGGTGGCGGTCCTGCCCATCGCCGGAATTCTGCTTGGCATCGGCAGCGCCCACTTCTCCTGGATTCCGACTCAGATTTCCCTGCTCATGGCCGAATCGGGCGGGGCCATTTTTGTCAGCCTGCCCCTCATTTTCGCCATAGGTGTAGCCCTGGGGCTGACCAACAACGACGGAGTGGCCGCCCTGGCTGCGGTGGTCGGGTACGTGGTCATGCTGGCCACCCTGGGCGTTTTGGGCGGGTTCTATCAGGAATGGTCACTGGTGACCGAGACCCTGGGCCTGACGGTCATGACCAAGGAGATCATGGGCATCAAGGCCATGGACACCGGTGTTCTGGGCGGAATCCTGGCCGGGGCCGTGGCGGCCTCCATGTTCAACCGCTTCTACCGCATCGAACTGCCCCAATATCTGGGGTTTTTCGCGGGTAAACGGTTCGTGCCCATTGTCACTGCCTTCGCGGCCATTCTTCTCGGGTTCGTCCTCAGTCTGATCTGGCCCTTCATCGGTACGGCCATTGAGGAATTTTCTCAGTACGCGGCCTACGGCAATCCGACCGTGGCGGCCACGGTCTACGGGTTCGTGGAGAGACTCCTCATCCCCTTTGGTCTCCATCATATCTGGAACGTGCCCTTCTTTTTCGAGATCGGGTCCTACACCACCCCGGCCGGAGTGGTGGTTCACGGCGATATCAACCGGTTCTTCGCCGGGGACCCCACGGCCGGCATCCTGGGCGGGGCCTATCTGTTCAAGATGTTCGGCCTGCCGGCGGCGGCCATAGCCATCTGGCACGCGGCCCGGCCCGAGAACAGGTTCCGGGTGGGGGGCATCATGGTTTCGGGGGCCCTGACCTCGTTTTTGACCGGCATCACCGAGCCCATCGAATTCGCCTTCATGTTCGTGGCCCCGGTTCTGTACGGCATCCACGCCGTGTTCGCGGCCGGGTGCCAGTTTCTGTTCAGCGTCCTGGGGGCCAAACTCGGGTTCACCTTTTCCCAGGGATTCATCGACTACGTCCTGTTCTCCGCCCTGGACACCAAGCCCTGGCTGGTCCTGGTCTGCGGGCCGGTGGTGGCCCTGGTCTACTACGTCACGTTCAGGGGCCTGATCAGCCTTTGGAATCTGAAGACCCCTGGCCGGGAAGATGCTCCAGAAGCCTCGTCACAGGCCGGGTCCGGTCAGGGAGGCCTGGCCGGGGATCTGGTCCGGGCCTTTGGCGGAGCCGACAACATCGTCAGCCTGGACGCCTGCATCACCCGTTTGCGGGTCGAGGTGGCCGATGCCGGACAGGTGGATCAGGCCCGGCTCAAGGCTCTGGGCGCGGCCGAGGTGGTCGCAGTGGGGCTCAACATGCAGGCCATTTTCGGGCCCCGTTCCGAGAATTTGAAAACATCCATGGAAATGTATCTGCGGGGCGAGGCCGTTGAACCCGGAAGGGAAACAGGCCCAATGCTCAAAGATTCAGGGGCCGATCTCGCTCTCCTGGCCCCCTTGTCGGGCCGGATGGTCCCTCTGGCGGAAGTCCCGGACGAGGTCTTCGCCCGCAAACTGGCCGGAGATGGGGTGTCCATCGATCCCTCCAGTCACGATCTTCTGGCCCCCTGCGACGGCACGGTCCTGAACCTCCACCCGAGCCACCACGCCCTGACCCTGAAAACCGGTTCGGGACTGGAAGTGCTCCTGCACATCGGACTGGACACGGTCAAGCTCCGGGGCGAAGGCTTCACGCCGCGGGTCCGGACAGGGGATCGGGTGACGGCCGGAGCGGTTCTGATCGAGTTCGATGCCAAGATCGTGGCTGGGAAGGCCCCCAGTCTGCTGACTCAGATGGTGGTGGCCAATGCGGGGCCGGGTTCGGTTTTTAATCCGGCTCAAGGCGAGGTCACAGCCGGCCGGGACGTGGCTCTGCGGGTGAGGGCCAAGGCATTGGCGGGCGGGGTCGAGTCGATTCAAGGCGGGGTCCAGATTTCGGCGCCCATTGTCATCCCCAACCCCGACGGGCTCCACGCCCGTCCGGCTGCAACGCTGGCCGGACTGGCCAAGGGATTCGAGGCCGACGTCCGGCTGGTGGCCGGGGAGAAAAAGGCCAATGTCCGCAGCCTGGTGGCCGTCATGGGAATGGCCCTGGCCCAGGGGGATACGGTTCATCTCGAGGCCGAGGGCCGGGACTCGGCCCGGGCCCTGGAGACTTTGACCCGGGCCCTGCGAGACGGTTTGGGCGAGGCCACGGTGGCCGTTGCCCGGCCCAGGGCGGCCGAGGCTCCTGTTCCGGTGTCCGATTCCGG